One genomic segment of Methanothermobacter wolfeii includes these proteins:
- the pyrE gene encoding orotate phosphoribosyltransferase: MPVKNSEKLRETLIKLLNEREVIKHGKFILSSGRESDYYVDIKRAVTDPEVLRVIARMIALELIGIDRVAGPALGAVPIATAVSLESDKPLLMIRKEKKGYGTSKLIEGELVEGDRVAVVEDVTTTGASLLKAIDAITGNGGIVERAFVVVDREEGALEKFRERGLELVPLLSVSDFR, encoded by the coding sequence ATGCCGGTCAAAAATTCAGAGAAGCTCAGAGAGACACTCATAAAACTCCTCAATGAAAGGGAGGTTATAAAACACGGGAAGTTCATTCTTTCGTCAGGAAGGGAGAGCGATTACTATGTTGATATCAAGAGGGCGGTCACGGACCCTGAGGTTCTCAGGGTAATAGCCCGCATGATAGCCCTGGAACTCATTGGTATAGACAGGGTTGCAGGACCCGCCCTTGGCGCGGTGCCCATTGCAACGGCAGTATCCCTTGAGTCAGATAAACCCCTCCTTATGATAAGGAAGGAGAAGAAGGGTTACGGCACATCAAAACTCATTGAGGGCGAACTTGTGGAGGGTGACAGGGTTGCTGTTGTGGAGGATGTGACAACGACAGGAGCATCCCTCCTTAAGGCCATTGATGCAATCACCGGAAACGGAGGTATCGTTGAAAGGGCATTTGTTGTGGTGGACCGTGAGGAGGGAGCACTGGAGAAATTCAGGGAGAGGGGACTGGAACTTGTACCCCTGCTTTCTGTCTCTGATTTCAGATGA
- a CDS encoding MogA/MoaB family molybdenum cofactor biosynthesis protein, whose protein sequence is MKSPSMEEHRRDAPRSIRCGVITLSDSKYSEFMKKGGIPESDISGRTLVDVLSEDYSVMDHIIIPDDADRLVATINQLIDGGASVIFTTGGTGIGSRDITVETLKELFEKELDGFGEIFRHLTFRELGAGAILSRATAGVYRRTLIFALPGSPNAVKLGIELVVSELPHLVKHLRE, encoded by the coding sequence ATGAAAAGTCCGAGTATGGAGGAACACCGGAGGGATGCCCCCAGGAGCATCAGGTGCGGGGTCATAACCCTCAGCGACTCAAAGTATTCAGAATTTATGAAGAAAGGTGGAATCCCTGAAAGTGACATCTCAGGAAGAACACTGGTTGATGTCCTCTCTGAAGATTATTCTGTCATGGACCATATAATAATACCCGACGATGCAGACAGACTGGTGGCTACCATCAACCAGCTGATAGATGGTGGTGCCTCGGTTATCTTCACCACAGGGGGCACAGGTATAGGGAGCAGGGATATAACCGTTGAAACCCTTAAGGAACTCTTTGAAAAGGAACTTGATGGTTTCGGTGAGATATTCAGGCACCTCACCTTCAGGGAGCTCGGGGCCGGTGCAATACTTAGCAGGGCAACTGCAGGGGTCTACAGGAGGACCCTCATATTTGCACTCCCCGGCTCCCCAAACGCCGTTAAACTGGGAATTGAACTTGTGGTCTCTGAACTGCCGCACCTTGTAAAGCACCTGAGGGAATGA
- the mtnA gene encoding S-methyl-5-thioribose-1-phosphate isomerase — MKTLEWKDGKLVLIDQRKLPDSLEYFECRTYRDVIYAIKEMVVRGAPAIGVSAAFGVALAHLAGEDTARAADEIKASRPTAVNLFWAVDRAMNSESPLEEALRMYREDVETNMAIGRHGAGVIDDGDTILTHCNAGALACVDYGTALGVVRAARDQGKNITVICDETRPVGQGARLSVWEMQQEGIPVRLIADVAAGYLMQTGRIDKVIIGADRVATGGVANKIGSLMVALAAKRFEVPFYVAAPLSTFDRENSIYDVEIEERDPSEVLYYGGCRIAPQGTRAINPAFDIVPSDLITGIITENGIIDPL; from the coding sequence GTGAAGACCCTTGAATGGAAGGACGGAAAGCTTGTACTTATAGATCAGAGAAAACTCCCGGATTCCCTTGAATACTTCGAATGCAGGACGTACAGGGACGTGATATACGCAATAAAGGAGATGGTGGTGAGGGGCGCTCCAGCCATCGGTGTTTCAGCAGCCTTTGGGGTTGCACTTGCCCACCTGGCAGGAGAAGATACCGCCAGGGCCGCAGATGAGATAAAGGCGTCCCGTCCAACAGCAGTCAACCTGTTCTGGGCTGTTGACCGTGCCATGAACTCTGAATCCCCCCTTGAGGAGGCCCTAAGGATGTACAGGGAGGATGTGGAGACGAACATGGCAATAGGAAGACACGGAGCAGGGGTCATTGATGACGGTGACACCATCCTGACACACTGCAATGCAGGTGCACTTGCCTGTGTTGATTACGGGACAGCACTGGGCGTTGTCAGGGCTGCAAGGGATCAGGGAAAGAATATAACCGTAATATGTGATGAAACACGCCCCGTTGGACAGGGAGCACGTTTAAGTGTCTGGGAGATGCAGCAGGAGGGCATACCCGTCAGGCTCATTGCTGATGTCGCTGCAGGGTACCTCATGCAGACAGGAAGGATAGACAAGGTCATAATAGGTGCTGATCGTGTTGCCACCGGCGGGGTGGCGAATAAAATAGGATCCCTGATGGTCGCCCTTGCAGCAAAACGCTTCGAGGTTCCTTTCTATGTTGCAGCACCCCTCAGCACCTTTGACAGGGAAAATTCCATCTACGATGTTGAGATAGAGGAGAGGGATCCCTCAGAGGTCCTGTATTATGGCGGCTGCAGGATCGCGCCACAGGGCACCAGGGCCATCAACCCGGCCTTTGACATAGTCCCATCAGACCTCATAACCGGGATAATAACAGAGAATGGTATTATTGATCCATTATAG
- a CDS encoding PRC-barrel domain-containing protein: MRIVEDIVGKEVLDSAATVIGKVKDVEVDIESQTIEALVLGKGGISEGLGISKGETIVPYEMVKKIGDKILLKGGEE; encoded by the coding sequence ATGAGAATAGTTGAAGATATAGTAGGTAAAGAGGTTCTTGACAGTGCTGCAACTGTTATAGGCAAGGTAAAGGATGTTGAGGTTGACATCGAATCCCAGACAATAGAGGCGCTGGTTCTTGGTAAGGGTGGAATATCAGAGGGTCTTGGCATCTCCAAGGGTGAAACAATAGTGCCCTATGAGATGGTTAAGAAGATAGGTGACAAGATACTCCTCAAGGGAGGAGAGGAATAG
- the nifB gene encoding FeMo cofactor biosynthesis protein NifB, giving the protein MPANPRQTRFAHITKAHPCFNEKIHDKVGRIHLPIAPRCNIHCKFCTRDINECEMRPGVAARVMTADDAVEHVKKVRSEMPISVIGVAGPGDALANEETFEFFKKASKEFPDLLKCMSTNGLLLPDKADEIAEMGVNTVTVTVNAVDPEIGEKIYSFVIYGGKVYRGREAFEVLSRNQLEGIEKLAERGVIVKVNSVLIPGLNDEHIVDIAREVKRRGASLMNIIPLIPMGEMKDYPRPTCEQIERVRGEVEKIIPVFRACTQCRADAYGIPGKKGADKHLDMTPASHY; this is encoded by the coding sequence ATGCCCGCAAATCCGAGACAGACAAGGTTTGCCCATATAACAAAGGCTCACCCCTGCTTCAATGAAAAAATACATGATAAGGTGGGTAGAATCCACCTGCCAATCGCTCCACGCTGTAACATACACTGCAAATTCTGCACAAGGGACATAAATGAGTGTGAAATGCGCCCCGGCGTCGCTGCAAGGGTAATGACGGCTGATGACGCGGTGGAACATGTAAAGAAGGTCAGATCAGAGATGCCAATCAGTGTGATTGGGGTTGCCGGGCCAGGTGATGCCCTTGCAAATGAAGAAACCTTCGAGTTCTTCAAGAAGGCCAGCAAGGAGTTCCCCGACCTCCTTAAATGTATGAGCACGAACGGGCTGCTTTTACCTGACAAGGCAGATGAAATTGCCGAGATGGGGGTTAACACGGTCACGGTAACCGTGAATGCGGTTGACCCTGAAATAGGCGAGAAGATCTACTCCTTCGTCATCTACGGGGGTAAGGTCTACCGTGGAAGGGAAGCCTTTGAGGTACTCTCAAGGAACCAGCTTGAGGGTATTGAAAAACTCGCCGAAAGGGGAGTAATAGTTAAGGTCAACAGCGTCCTCATACCAGGCCTCAACGATGAACACATAGTTGACATTGCAAGGGAGGTTAAAAGGAGGGGAGCATCCCTCATGAACATAATACCCCTCATACCCATGGGGGAGATGAAGGACTACCCGAGACCCACCTGTGAACAGATTGAAAGGGTCAGGGGAGAGGTTGAGAAGATAATACCCGTCTTCCGGGCCTGCACACAGTGCCGTGCAGATGCCTATGGAATACCCGGCAAAAAGGGCGCGGACAAACACCTTGACATGACACCAGCAAGCCACTACTGA
- a CDS encoding methanogenesis marker 5 protein, with protein sequence MKIAIFPPNSLILADLVERRGHEPLVIQKEIKKKVTDPEIDSPPFNITEEDPIKGLKYAAIEVPSGVRGRMSIFGPLIEEADAAIIMEEAPFGFGCIGCARTNELCVFHLRKKGIPTLELKYPTTREETIEVVNRINKFLDELEAKNG encoded by the coding sequence TTGAAGATAGCCATATTCCCACCAAATTCACTCATACTGGCTGATCTTGTTGAGAGAAGGGGACATGAGCCCCTGGTGATCCAGAAGGAGATAAAAAAGAAGGTCACCGATCCGGAGATAGATTCACCACCCTTCAACATAACAGAGGAGGACCCCATAAAGGGCCTGAAGTACGCCGCCATAGAGGTCCCCTCAGGAGTCAGGGGGAGGATGTCAATCTTCGGACCGCTCATTGAGGAGGCAGACGCAGCCATAATAATGGAGGAAGCACCCTTCGGGTTCGGATGCATCGGATGCGCACGGACCAATGAATTATGCGTCTTCCACCTGCGTAAGAAGGGGATACCAACCCTCGAACTCAAGTATCCCACAACACGTGAGGAGACGATAGAGGTCGTTAACAGGATAAACAAATTCCTTGATGAACTGGAGGCTAAAAATGGTTAA
- a CDS encoding DUF2111 domain-containing protein — MKITASSGGDELRDLGMCIHELVNRLPLTIRSKNSPGLRIEDGKVVDDSYTGPVLEKVLESGEIARETPESGPYKGTPVIVVPLKEKGEVICAVGIVDVTKGLFTDMVEIARRPEDVDRGEFY, encoded by the coding sequence ATGAAAATAACAGCATCATCAGGTGGAGATGAACTGAGGGACCTTGGAATGTGCATACATGAACTCGTAAATCGCCTCCCCCTCACAATAAGGAGTAAAAATTCCCCTGGACTCAGAATAGAGGACGGTAAGGTGGTGGATGACAGCTACACCGGACCAGTCCTTGAAAAGGTCCTTGAATCAGGGGAAATAGCACGTGAGACACCTGAAAGCGGCCCCTACAAAGGCACACCAGTGATCGTGGTCCCCCTCAAGGAGAAGGGTGAGGTGATCTGCGCCGTAGGCATAGTGGACGTCACCAAGGGCCTCTTCACAGACATGGTTGAAATAGCCAGAAGACCCGAGGATGTTGACAGGGGGGAGTTCTATTGA
- a CDS encoding DUF2117 domain-containing protein, with the protein MKIGVVVHGPQIVDSGYAAELIEFLKKYGEVRARLGGTMGRTAVYDAHLEDTIDISEKRLPSESADLFAEEGADLVVLMNYGKSRVTGHGFGYKVFRRSKRKPDLIQIERPGEDDGSVVPWTESVHELAGEIARELHLELVDPDEICRELFHDEPCRDTESNGTEYRRLVGVSENENIFVNGIVVGVSTSDEVTLVAEDGVITEIIGGRIKEHGVEKLGRINLSEAVVKTGLLRRASVKPRKVKRREKEKKKFRVSFLNHAAEDIYRLHSSDLVVTVGDDTTLVAADILYRFDVPIIGITDGDIDRVVREGFRCLGSLIIEFEGGWDDIVGKKIHEELFRGRDSLETEDVESFKRDLLQIIDNIGASYTIRST; encoded by the coding sequence ATGAAGATAGGCGTGGTTGTGCACGGACCACAGATAGTGGACTCTGGCTATGCAGCGGAACTCATAGAGTTCCTCAAAAAATACGGTGAAGTAAGGGCAAGGCTCGGCGGAACCATGGGCAGAACCGCTGTCTACGACGCCCACCTTGAGGACACCATAGACATATCAGAAAAGAGACTACCAAGCGAATCAGCGGACCTCTTCGCAGAGGAGGGCGCTGACCTTGTCGTCCTCATGAACTATGGAAAATCCCGTGTGACAGGGCATGGATTCGGATACAAGGTGTTCAGAAGATCAAAGAGGAAACCAGATCTCATCCAGATAGAGAGACCAGGTGAGGATGATGGAAGCGTTGTACCCTGGACAGAATCCGTGCATGAACTTGCAGGGGAAATTGCCAGGGAACTCCACCTGGAACTCGTAGATCCTGATGAGATATGCCGTGAACTCTTCCATGACGAACCCTGCAGGGACACGGAGTCCAACGGCACAGAATACCGCAGACTTGTGGGGGTCTCTGAGAATGAGAACATCTTTGTCAACGGCATCGTTGTAGGGGTTTCAACATCAGATGAGGTCACCCTGGTGGCAGAGGACGGTGTAATCACAGAGATAATCGGGGGCAGGATAAAGGAGCACGGTGTTGAAAAACTTGGAAGGATAAACCTCAGCGAAGCCGTAGTAAAGACAGGACTCCTCAGGAGGGCGAGTGTAAAACCAAGGAAGGTTAAAAGGAGGGAAAAAGAAAAGAAAAAATTCAGGGTATCATTCCTGAACCATGCAGCCGAGGACATATACCGGCTTCACAGCTCCGACCTCGTCGTGACCGTTGGCGATGACACCACCCTTGTAGCCGCGGATATCCTCTACAGATTCGATGTACCCATAATAGGCATCACCGATGGCGACATAGACAGGGTGGTAAGGGAGGGCTTCAGGTGCCTGGGCTCATTGATAATAGAATTTGAAGGCGGATGGGACGATATAGTCGGTAAGAAAATACATGAGGAACTCTTCAGGGGCAGAGACAGCCTTGAAACTGAAGATGTGGAAAGTTTTAAAAGGGATCTCCTACAGATTATAGATAATATAGGTGCCAGCTACACTATAAGATCCACCTGA
- a CDS encoding methanogenesis marker 2 protein, with translation MDLDYIIHSLKNFEGVTRKRPIRNIVSILNDAYNVSGNTYLGFGDDASAIRIGDGKLLLLAADGIWGRLLESDPYWAGYCSVLVNVNDIAAMGGKPIGMVNVLSINSRETCYSVMEGIRDGAEKFGVPMVGGHVHPDTPYDALDVSIAGIAPEDAIITSCDARPGDRVIIGIDLDGRPHPSFPLNWDTTTHKTPEDVQAQIEIMALIAERGLVTAGKDISNPGTLGTLGMLLEASEVGARVEMESIPRNSSVDWVDWLRMYPGSGFVLTAQEERVAECMELLESVGIEASDAGEIIGERKLYLRSGDEEGVLFDLERERIMGVTEEKSWGRPDVS, from the coding sequence TTGGATTTAGATTATATCATCCATTCCCTTAAGAATTTTGAGGGTGTAACAAGGAAGCGACCCATAAGGAACATAGTTTCTATTTTAAACGACGCATACAATGTTTCAGGCAACACCTACCTTGGATTTGGCGACGACGCATCCGCCATAAGGATTGGTGATGGAAAACTTCTTCTACTTGCAGCCGACGGGATATGGGGGCGGCTGCTTGAATCGGACCCATACTGGGCCGGCTACTGCTCGGTGCTGGTTAACGTGAATGACATTGCAGCAATGGGGGGTAAACCCATAGGGATGGTTAACGTCCTCTCAATAAACAGCAGGGAGACCTGTTACAGTGTAATGGAGGGCATAAGGGACGGTGCAGAGAAGTTCGGGGTTCCGATGGTGGGGGGACACGTCCACCCCGACACACCCTACGATGCCTTGGATGTTTCAATTGCAGGAATAGCCCCTGAGGATGCCATAATAACAAGCTGTGATGCCCGCCCCGGCGACAGGGTTATAATAGGGATAGACCTTGATGGAAGGCCACACCCATCCTTCCCCCTAAACTGGGATACAACAACACACAAGACACCGGAGGATGTGCAGGCCCAGATAGAGATAATGGCCTTGATTGCTGAAAGGGGTCTTGTAACAGCAGGAAAGGATATAAGCAACCCGGGGACCCTGGGGACCCTTGGAATGCTCCTTGAAGCATCGGAGGTGGGGGCAAGGGTTGAGATGGAATCCATCCCCAGGAACAGTTCAGTGGACTGGGTGGACTGGCTCAGGATGTACCCTGGTTCAGGTTTTGTACTCACAGCACAGGAGGAAAGGGTGGCTGAATGCATGGAGCTCCTGGAATCCGTGGGAATAGAGGCATCAGATGCGGGTGAAATAATAGGTGAAAGAAAACTCTATCTAAGATCAGGTGATGAGGAGGGAGTGCTCTTTGACCTTGAAAGGGAGAGGATAATGGGTGTGACTGAAGAAAAATCATGGGGGAGACCTGATGTTAGTTAA
- a CDS encoding methanogenesis marker 15 protein, which produces MVKIAQISCGTDYSGVQKEIEKAASTFGAEIVIPEADLDYIDEAYEKFGFNCASSSIRLMIARAMSLVEGKTDADAVFIATCFRCAEGALVRNEIRRFIQQNTRLPVVTYSFTERTKADELFIRMEALATIVARKSILAREKQEGLTLGIDSGSTTTKVVLMEDNEVIGTGWVPTTDVLGSAEKGIEEALTGTGYQMKDLEGIGVTGYGRLTIGKHYNADLIQEELSVNSKGAVFLADHQKGEATVLDIGGMDNKVITVNDGIPDNFTMGGICAGASGRFLEITARRLGVEIDELGSLAMKGDYKKALLNSYCIVFGIQDLVTALAAGTSREDAAAAACHSVAEQVYEQQLQEIDVREPLIQVGGTSLIEGLVSAVSEILGGIDVIVPPYSQHIGAVGAALLVSGMRGAGEG; this is translated from the coding sequence ATGGTTAAAATAGCCCAGATATCATGCGGAACCGACTACAGTGGTGTTCAGAAGGAAATAGAGAAGGCGGCAAGCACCTTCGGCGCCGAGATAGTGATCCCCGAGGCTGACCTTGATTACATAGACGAGGCCTATGAAAAGTTCGGATTCAACTGCGCCAGTTCAAGCATAAGACTCATGATAGCAAGGGCGATGTCCCTTGTGGAGGGTAAAACAGATGCAGACGCGGTCTTCATAGCAACCTGTTTCAGATGCGCTGAGGGGGCCCTTGTCAGGAACGAGATAAGGAGATTCATACAGCAGAACACGAGACTGCCCGTCGTAACCTATTCATTCACAGAACGGACAAAGGCCGATGAGCTGTTCATACGAATGGAGGCACTGGCAACAATAGTTGCAAGGAAGAGCATACTTGCAAGGGAAAAACAGGAGGGCCTGACCCTGGGCATTGACTCGGGTTCAACCACAACCAAGGTGGTCCTCATGGAGGACAATGAGGTTATAGGCACCGGATGGGTTCCAACAACGGATGTGCTGGGGTCAGCAGAGAAGGGAATAGAGGAGGCCCTGACAGGAACAGGTTATCAGATGAAGGACCTTGAAGGGATAGGCGTCACAGGCTACGGGAGGCTCACAATAGGAAAGCACTACAATGCAGACCTCATACAGGAGGAACTCAGTGTTAACTCAAAGGGGGCAGTGTTCCTTGCAGACCACCAGAAGGGTGAGGCAACGGTCCTTGACATAGGTGGGATGGACAATAAGGTCATAACGGTCAACGATGGCATACCCGACAACTTCACCATGGGAGGTATCTGTGCAGGTGCATCGGGCCGTTTCCTTGAGATAACCGCCAGGAGGCTCGGGGTTGAAATCGATGAACTTGGAAGCCTGGCCATGAAGGGGGACTACAAGAAGGCCCTCCTTAACAGTTACTGTATAGTATTCGGTATACAGGACCTTGTAACGGCCCTGGCAGCAGGAACATCAAGGGAGGACGCCGCAGCTGCAGCATGCCACTCTGTGGCGGAACAGGTCTATGAGCAGCAGCTCCAGGAGATAGACGTGAGGGAACCCCTCATACAGGTTGGAGGAACATCCCTCATAGAGGGCCTTGTAAGTGCAGTCAGCGAAATCCTCGGCGGGATCGATGTGATAGTACCGCCGTACTCACAGCACATCGGAGCAGTTGGCGCAGCCCTCCTTGTTTCAGGAATGAGAGGAGCCGGTGAGGGGTAG
- a CDS encoding type II toxin-antitoxin system VapC family toxin codes for MKKVLDASAFINGYIPSDRDNYTVNQVIEEIKDFKSRMVFEKAIEEGKLRIEEPDPESMEMVQEAVRESGDVLKLSETDKRVIGLAVSLKGRDDVTVITDDYTIQNTLKLLGIRFRSVLTEGIKETYTWIRTCRGCKREYSDDYPHEECEVCGSGIVRKRRR; via the coding sequence ATGAAGAAGGTTCTTGATGCATCGGCATTCATAAACGGTTACATACCCTCTGATAGGGATAATTACACGGTCAACCAGGTTATTGAAGAGATTAAGGACTTTAAATCCAGGATGGTATTTGAAAAAGCCATTGAAGAGGGTAAATTAAGGATAGAAGAACCAGACCCTGAAAGTATGGAAATGGTCCAGGAGGCGGTGCGGGAATCAGGAGACGTACTGAAGCTTTCAGAGACGGATAAAAGGGTCATAGGACTTGCAGTTTCACTCAAAGGGAGGGATGATGTTACTGTAATAACAGATGACTACACGATACAGAACACCCTGAAGCTCCTTGGAATAAGGTTCAGAAGCGTCCTTACAGAGGGGATAAAGGAGACCTACACCTGGATCAGGACATGCAGGGGATGTAAAAGGGAATACTCCGATGATTACCCCCATGAAGAATGTGAGGTATGCGGGTCCGGGATAGTCCGGAAAAGAAGAAGATGA
- the mmp3 gene encoding methyl-coenzyme M reductase-associated protein Mmp3 gives MLVKVNGVEVELPDGSTVEDAIRATDAPHMERTLVGVIKGTQELEETIDTYRIRTTAGSVLIEVLPDEAPLLVDTWRRIYRKLENLRIRWTTPSEVSMGPLKTDLEPTRKEFSYDENEVVISLSGFSPDSTHIILSKEDHRAVYGAPDENRGVFARITGGRRTLERLTDEDVIKSVEPVVKRRSIVKSAAVTDLQTPLEDGNQLFTYVKVKASMDSPQSVEHFFTMLEDGKLRVDYEANSFIGFYSLQGIKKDPERIDKRKRGTVTLRNTGRGAGRVYIYREDRVSTPSHNIIGNVTEGMELVDIAGEGDSITIQSEPGRIMTVSMTQKEAEEYLSSYGIEQVREGLMDDEAIVVAQDPAYTMEILREGKVKTVGIDPERIIEIEMDPQAPRSSWYFRRMTGLLDTPIGSMKVHFAFPGMKVVMFEGEKSMAKGLVPENTPEGCVKKGEIGITNMSRRHIGMVGVRLEDNDEYGPTGEPFNGTNIIGRITRGIKNVEKFKEGDTVYVRERKK, from the coding sequence ATGTTAGTTAAGGTTAATGGAGTTGAGGTTGAGCTTCCGGATGGATCAACCGTTGAGGATGCAATAAGGGCCACAGATGCACCCCACATGGAGAGGACCCTTGTAGGGGTAATAAAGGGTACCCAGGAGCTTGAAGAGACCATAGACACCTACAGGATCAGGACAACAGCAGGAAGTGTCCTTATAGAGGTCCTGCCAGATGAAGCACCCCTACTTGTGGATACCTGGAGACGGATCTACAGAAAACTTGAAAATCTGCGTATAAGATGGACCACCCCATCTGAGGTTTCAATGGGCCCCCTGAAGACAGACCTTGAACCAACAAGGAAGGAGTTCAGCTACGATGAAAACGAGGTTGTAATAAGCCTTTCAGGTTTCAGTCCGGATTCAACCCATATAATACTCTCAAAGGAGGATCACAGGGCAGTCTACGGTGCACCAGATGAAAACAGGGGTGTTTTTGCAAGGATAACCGGTGGAAGAAGAACCCTTGAAAGATTAACCGATGAAGACGTTATAAAATCCGTGGAACCTGTTGTTAAGAGAAGGAGCATAGTGAAGAGTGCCGCGGTAACCGACCTCCAGACACCCCTTGAGGACGGTAACCAGTTATTCACCTATGTGAAGGTTAAGGCATCAATGGATTCACCCCAGTCGGTTGAACACTTCTTCACAATGTTGGAGGATGGTAAATTAAGGGTTGACTATGAGGCAAACTCCTTTATAGGGTTCTACTCACTACAGGGAATAAAGAAGGACCCTGAAAGGATAGATAAAAGGAAGAGGGGCACGGTAACGCTCCGAAACACAGGTAGGGGAGCCGGAAGGGTCTACATCTACAGGGAGGACAGGGTTTCAACACCATCCCATAACATAATAGGGAATGTTACAGAGGGCATGGAACTCGTGGACATAGCCGGTGAAGGGGACAGCATCACCATCCAGAGCGAACCCGGAAGGATAATGACGGTCTCAATGACCCAGAAGGAAGCAGAGGAATACCTCAGCAGTTACGGTATAGAGCAGGTAAGGGAAGGCCTCATGGACGATGAAGCCATAGTCGTTGCCCAGGACCCAGCATACACCATGGAAATACTCAGGGAAGGAAAGGTTAAAACAGTGGGCATAGACCCTGAAAGGATCATTGAGATAGAGATGGATCCACAGGCTCCGAGATCCTCATGGTACTTCAGGAGGATGACGGGCCTCCTGGACACACCAATAGGATCCATGAAGGTGCACTTCGCCTTCCCCGGGATGAAGGTCGTGATGTTTGAGGGTGAAAAGTCAATGGCAAAGGGTCTGGTACCTGAAAACACACCTGAAGGCTGCGTGAAGAAGGGGGAGATAGGCATAACAAACATGTCAAGAAGACACATCGGAATGGTTGGTGTGAGGCTTGAGGACAACGATGAATACGGCCCCACAGGGGAGCCCTTCAACGGCACCAACATAATAGGCAGGATCACAAGGGGCATTAAGAATGTGGAAAAATTCAAGGAGGGGGACACGGTTTATGTCAGAGAAAGAAAAAAATGA
- a CDS encoding methanogenesis marker 17 protein produces MGIKVECYDPEGAAVYEIIARQVLQDLQLVRSVEDLRVWADPRGPVFIIAVKTQRASEPVYLEDMAEPETDKATGAIHLRIKDETYLPELLEKLWETQGRGRVRQPSRFEVVVEDPVSDISGMIIHDPSMNLRKKVYDAIFRIIPEGFRVIRDLSEDGIIAMVCTDETIRDEWIMKAREIIKDMRS; encoded by the coding sequence ATGGGAATAAAGGTTGAGTGTTATGACCCCGAGGGTGCTGCGGTCTATGAAATAATCGCCAGACAGGTGCTCCAGGACCTTCAGCTTGTAAGGTCAGTGGAGGATCTCAGGGTGTGGGCGGATCCAAGGGGACCCGTCTTCATAATAGCGGTTAAAACCCAGAGGGCATCCGAACCCGTATACCTTGAGGACATGGCTGAACCAGAAACCGATAAAGCCACAGGGGCAATTCACCTGAGAATAAAGGATGAAACATATCTGCCGGAGCTCCTGGAGAAGTTATGGGAGACACAGGGTCGTGGAAGGGTCCGCCAGCCATCAAGGTTTGAGGTTGTGGTTGAGGATCCTGTATCAGATATAAGCGGCATGATAATCCATGACCCCTCCATGAACCTCCGCAAGAAGGTCTACGACGCCATATTCCGGATAATACCTGAGGGATTCCGTGTTATAAGGGACCTCTCAGAGGATGGCATAATCGCCATGGTATGCACCGATGAGACAATAAGGGATGAATGGATAATGAAGGCCAGGGAGATAATTAAGGATATGAGAAGCTGA
- a CDS encoding methanogenesis marker 6 protein — protein sequence MSEKEKNDETSTRMIILSPSASISSSELVQKLHLLGLPLTIKSTCYGALIHGNTEDVREAIEKIRSIDPANIFTKERGFPPGDPRRCRGHRGAAREGYHQLEKEFKLLGHVSEALERPAEVTVKRKGKVPVEEFRMIAEERKKSKENVED from the coding sequence ATGTCAGAGAAAGAAAAAAATGATGAAACTTCAACCAGGATGATAATCCTGAGCCCATCTGCAAGTATCAGCTCATCTGAACTTGTCCAGAAACTGCACCTCCTCGGCCTTCCCCTTACAATAAAATCAACATGCTACGGCGCCCTCATCCATGGAAACACAGAAGACGTTAGGGAAGCCATTGAAAAAATAAGGAGCATCGACCCGGCCAACATATTCACCAAGGAGAGGGGATTCCCACCAGGGGACCCGAGGAGATGTAGGGGACACAGGGGCGCTGCCCGTGAAGGATACCACCAGCTTGAGAAGGAATTCAAACTCCTGGGCCATGTAAGCGAAGCCCTAGAAAGACCGGCTGAGGTCACCGTAAAGAGGAAGGGCAAAGTCCCGGTAGAAGAATTCCGGATGATAGCAGAAGAAAGAAAAAAATCAAAGGAGAATGTTGAGGACTGA